The window GTACTTTGCTTGCCATTGCCGCGTGGACTCTCGCTCCTTCTGTCTCCCTGTCGCGTGTCCGCCGGGTGCTgtcggcgtgcgcgtgggcgtGTCAGCAAAGGCCTGGCCTGGGTTTCTTGGGCTATTGCTCTTCTTCCCCGCCCCGCAAGCACcgccccgcctctcctccaccagAGAACGAGACGAGAGGGCTGAAAAGAGAAGCGGGGAAGGACGCAACAAACGAGTAGTCACGAAGCGAAGAGAGGGCGTCGTAGGCTCGACCACCACACCATCTTCCGCCTTTCTTCAGACTGACCGaccgacagacacacacacacacatatacatacatactATACATTCTTTGTGGACAAGCAAGGCTGCCGGCACCGACAGACCCTCTTGTGAGGACGTGACAAGGAGCGGTGCCGACATTCTCATCATCGACGGcacgctttttttttagtATTATTAGCTgactcttcctcctcctcccttttttttttgtctgttTTCTTGACGCTTTCGCTACATCTTTTTCCGcgccctccttttttttttcgggcTTTGCGATTGAATAGACGCGTTCgctttctcctcccctccgGTCCCCCACCTTCCTGCCGTCGCTCCCCAGCAAGCggcacgtacgcacacacagccgaACCCACgggctctctttctcccccctctctctctctgtgggtgTCTGTGGGCGTGGGTGTCTCTGGGTTACAGCCGGTGCACACTCCTTCTGGCATAAGAGGCGTGCAACGAAAGAGAATGAGCTCTCATCAGGCGGTCACAGCGTCTCTGGGGAGCGGTGGGTACAACGCGAGCAAGCACTCTGCTCGAAACGTATTACCAGCGAGCACCACCTCAGTGACTCCCTCGTCTAACGCTGCCCCTGCAATGACTTCTACTGGTACTGATGCCCTGATTATCAAGGGGAGCGGTGCAGCTGTCAACCAAGCGCCGACCATCGCCCGAACCTCGTACACCGATGGTGCTGCCACAAACGGCACCAGTCGCtaccgccacagcagcggggTTGGGAACAACGCTAACACTGCtaacggcagcggcaatgAGCCGAAGATCAAcacaggcagcagcacctccggcactgctgcggcgaccaCGGAGTCCGTCATTGAGGAGCTCAAGGCCCTCGCCAAGTCGATGCTGGAGGCGACGaacgcggcgcggcgccgcacgagcTCGATCGAGCAGCGAAACTCGTACGAGGCTCTCATGCACGCCATTGAAAACCGCGTGAACGGCGATACAGTGAACATTACTAGTATTGAGAGCAAAGACGCGGCCGCTTCCACCGGCGGCTacgcagcggcacccgcgACGGCGCCCGCCGCCCCCAAGCACGTCGATCCCATGGCGACGAACGGCATTTCCCAGTCGGAGATGCTCTCGGCACATCTCACGGAGCAGCTGACCGACATTCCAGCCGCGCTGTCGCCCGGGAGCTGCGTGAggcagcagtcgcagcaaCTCCCGCCGGCTCAGCGAAAAAAATATGGAAAGGAGGAAGTTCCGACggttgcagcagcggagacggACGCCGCTGTGCGCAACACGCAGCAGCCTGCGGTGCCttcacagcagcagcagcagcaatgcCAGCGTGCGGATATGAAgcaccacgcggatgtgGCAGACGTGGGCTcagaggacgacgacgatgacgggGGTGCGGCCCAGGGCGACAATGAGCAAGCGCTGTCTTTGGCAGCGTTGCACTCGCAGCCGCCAATAACGCGCCGCCATGCGCCCACTGCGATGCTCGAGGCAGATGAGGACGAGGATGATGATGACGGCACTGCCTACGACGGGGTCAAGACCCAGGTACTCTTCAAGCCAGTCAACCGCGCCGCTTACcgcgaggtggtggcgtcGACGTGGAAGCCAGAGGGCCTGACGCGCCGCACCAACAccgccggcagtggcagccaGCAGAACCGGAAtagcaacagcagcagcagtgcgagtGAGTACAAGGACAGCCCTCATCATCCAAACTCGTCTGACGACGATGATGAGGCGATCGCGACGATGGCGACTCGCAACAAGACAGGCAGGGCGGCTGCTCGGACAGCGCCGTCTATGAAAGTGTTTCGCGTTCCCTCGTTCCCGTATGGCGGTGGTGtgacggagcagcaggcgcggatcctgcagcggcagttTGACGAGTGCATCCACAACGGCGAGCACCTCAGCTCCAACGCCGCCGGACCTGCCCTCATCACGAAGCGCGACTTTGACTCGGGCAACTACACCGAGGTCTCTGCAGCCACTGCGCAGATGGATACAACCTCCTTCCAGCCGACGTCTCCGTACGAGTTTGTCGTCGAGGTGGAGCGCGACGTCCGCTTCGACGCTGTCAAGGCCCGTGAAGAGCGTCGCCATCGCTTCCGGCAGCTCGTGCGCGAGAAGCGCGCGCCGGCCACGATGGGGACTTTCAACCTGCGCGTCATCATGGACCCGTTCAAGACAGGCTttgaggaggagaagaactTCCCAATCGTGCCTGGAACCGTTATTGCCGGCCGCTACGAGATCATTCAAATGCTGGGCAAGGCCACCTTCAGCCGTGCGGTGCGCTGCTACGACCTACAGGATCCAATCTAcaacgaggacgaggagagcgacgagggcgagtacgaagacgacgtcgacgacgacgatgcgaACAGTGCCACTGCCTCGCCGGCAGATGGGACCGAGAACGTGGCTTGCATCGGCAAGGGAGGTGTGACTACTGCCTCTTGCAGGGGGTCAGACACCGCTACCACCGCCAGCGCTAGCAAGCAGCAAGTCAAGTCTGTCAACACAGCGACGAAGTCACGACTCAAGCCCAAGCGCAGGATTTTGGGGTATGGCCAAGTTTGCCTGAAGATCATCAACAACACAAAGGACTTTTTTGACCAATCGCTTGATGAAATACGGCTGTTGACGCTGCTGAACCGCCAGAAAGACCCTGATGATGCGCATATCGTGCGGCTCATCGACGCCTTCTACTACAAGGAGCATGTCATGCTCGTGACGGAACTGCTGCGCGACACCTTGTACGACTACGGCAAGTACAaccgggaggaggagaaagagtTCTACTTTACCCTTCCTCGCCTGCGCCGACTGACGCGGCAAATTGTCGAGGCGCTGACGTACGTGCACTCCCTCAACCTCATACATACCGATCTCAAGCCTGAGAACATCATGTTTGTCTCCTACAGCCGCTGCATCGTCAAGGTGATCGACTttggcagcagctgcttccTCAGCGACCACCTCAGCTCCTACATCCAGAGCCGCAGCTACCGGGCTCCAGAGGTGGTGCTGGGCTGCGACTACGACGGCCGCATTGACGTATGGTCACTTGGTGCGATTTTGGTAGAGATGGTCACAGGCGACGTGCTTTTCACCTCGGACACCGTGCCAGAGATGCTGGCGCGCATCGTGTACGTTTGCGGCACGCCGTTCCCGCGGCGCATGCTATGGGAAGGCCGTCACACAAGCGACTACATCAACAAGTTCGGGTGTATCTATGAgtacggcggcggtgcagatgGGCAGCATGACCGCCCCGAGAAGGGCGACACCGACGACGGGGAGGAGCCGTACTGCCTTTACACGCCGGTCCCGACCATGGCGCCGCACACTTGCGCATCTTCGAGAAAGTcgcgggcggcagcggcggtgccaccaccaccacggacgacgacggcccCATACAGCGTCTTGCGCGAGAAGCTGGCCGCTGCGAACATGGTGGATGAGGAATTCATTGCGTTTGTGGAGGCGTGCTTGATGCTCGACCACAAGAAGCGGCCGACAagcgcggagctgctggagcaccCCTTCATCAGGGATGTGGTGCTGtgagtgagggagggggcaccaGAAGAACGAGGGATGAGAAGGAGAGTGCTGAAGGTCTTAACTGTGCTATCTTTCCGCTTGCTGATTTCTGTTTTGCTTTCTATTTGTTCGTTGGCCCATGTAAGTCATGTGCTGATGCTTGCCTCTTTCTGTGGGGTTGTTTCCTCCACGCGTGGGGGTGCTGGTGCCCGTCTGTATCCCTGTACAGCCCATCCTTGAACTCCCCCGCCTCGGTATTCtctgcacgcatgcgcatcaCGGAGGACAAGTGAAGCGAAGGAGCGAGCATGAAGGCTCACGTGACCTTTTCGATTGTTTTGCTGTCGCAACGCTGCTTGTGGCCATGATGTGCTCGCCCTCGGCGTGCGTATGTTACGTTGCTGTCGATGCTTCTCGTTTCCCTTCCCTACGgtgttgcgtgtgcgttgtgGGCATCACCCTCCCCTTCCGCCACCTTCTCGACAACTCggattttttttcttcgcctGGCTGTGGGTGGGAGGAGTggagggaaagaaggaagGGATGGCGGGCGGGCCATTTTCGATAGGGGAAAGGGTGGTCGACGCAGGCTGTGTTGCAACGAACAATACTCGGTTCACTATCGCCAACTGAACGGGGCCATGCCACCACCTCttcccaccccaccccctcctcctcctcctcctcctcctctgtctctcgctGCTCCGTGCGATGCCGctcagtttttttttctcgttgcTTTCTTGCTCTGTGGTTTGTGGCTCTTTTCCCTGTCCAttggtgcgtgtgctgcaccaccgtctcctctgtctcttccctcctctgcctccttgCGTTCTTCCCTCTCTATAGTTTCTTTGCGTTGCTTCcaagtggcagcggcggccatggCGCTCGCTCTCCTTGTCCGTCTCCTCTTTCCTACACCCGACCTGACCCGCCGTCTCATAGcttcctcctgcgcctctctccgttttgttttttgttttgtctCTCCGTTGGGCTGGCGAGGCGCAGAGATGTGACGAGGAGAGCACGCTGCCCCAGCGACATGTCTTTACGTGTACACCTCCGCCGTCTTCTCACACatgttgtttttttttttctcctcctGTAGCTtctgttcttttttttccttttcgcttgTTTGCTTCGCATGGGAGCTGGTGCGCACATAACGGGTGTGTgccctgcgcgtgtgtgcgcgtatcTTCTGCCATTCGTCTGGCCTTCTCtagcctcctcctcggtttctctcccccacccccacgtCCCTACCCTTGGCTGTTGCTCGCGTTGTCCCTGTGTCGCGGTTCGCCTCATGCCGTTCTCTCCCCCATGCCAAGGCGGCagagtgtgcgcgtgtgtgcgttttgtTTCTTGGATTTGTGTGCGGAGATgtctgccgctgttgttgtaCAGGTCGCTGTGGATGATAGGGATGCATGCGTGATGGTCAGGGTCGGTCGAATgctgcgtatgcgtgtgttgAAGGCTACTCTTTTGGATAGCGAGGTTGCGTCGAGGGCATCCGGAGTGCCGTTgatttttttcttttttgcctCTTATTCCTCCCACTCTCCCACTCTCCCACTCTCACTCTGCGCCTGTGCACGGACGGGTGCGCGTTCCGATCTGTACGATTCTTTCTCAATAGAAGGTAAAGGATTGAGCAGCGACACATAAAGTAAGAGGATCATCAAGGAAGCTGTCCATTAGCGGCATGTGCGTGGCTGTTCATCGTACGAGGCGAGGTGCGGTACACGCGTCGTGGGTGAGCGTTGCCCGATGCGCTGCGTGCATATGTATGTGTGACGACTGGTCTGCATGTATGTCTCGCGAGTCGTCTACGTTGCTCgccccgtttttttttttcagatACGACACACCTCTCTGGATGCGGAACGACGCCGTGTGCAGGCCCACACATGCCCCCAAAACGCAAGCATCAGAATGTTATCGTCAGTGCCTTTGGCCGCCTCTCATCTCGCACGCGTTCATGAGCTCTTTTACGTTGCTCGGTTGGGGCACTTCTCTTTCCGCACTACCCCCTCCATCTTCCATGCTCGTACCATCattggagcagcagcacatgcaGGGCTCCAGGGCGAGGGGGCGATGCTACCATCAAAGCCTTTACAatcacccccccccaaaaaaaaaaaaaacatattTGTGAGCAGCGTGAAGGACTAGTTGCTTCCCCTCACCTCTCcccgcggcgacgcaggtGGCTGATGGCCGCCTTTATAGCACCAGCACAGGCCCCATCCCAGgggtgtgcgcacgcgaCCCGCAccatgcagcgccgcgtgcgtgGGGAGTGGAGATGGGCAACGTTATCGCCCCAtctcctcccgctgctgctgatggtcGTCATGctgtttctttttcctcgTTCTGACGCTTCGAGCTTTTGTCTTCGTGGGAGGGACACTCATGGGCCGCGCCTTTCCTGTGATGCGCACCTGACGGTgagcgccgtggcgctgttctactacggcagcagcgagatAAACAGGTGTGCTGTACAAtcgcgcgccaccgccgtcccGGGCGTGCTTATGGTGCGCGCTGCTACGGCGGAGTCGTCCGCAGGTggcagcgaagaggaggcgggcgGCACCGACGCGTGGGGCACCATTGCTATGAAAAGAGCACTGAACTACGACTCAGGGTTGAAGCCATTCATGACACCGTGGCGCGAGGTGCGTCGCGCACTGCGCGATGCGGGTTGCTTTTCGACGCTTGCACTGCCGCGCCTGACGCTGCCAACGGACCGGGCGAGCCCTCGCGTCGGCGATGTTTCACCTGAGTCTTCCACAGCCCTTCCTCCGCTGTGCCGAAAGCCGCTCGTGCTGATGAGCGGCCGAGGGCGAGACTGCGCGAGTTGCTCCAGCTTTGCCTCTGACGTGCTGGAGCACTACCGAGCCGAGTGGGAGTACATACGCGCTCACGTGAccctcgtcgacgccggAGACCCGATGACAGAAGAACTGGTGCGGAACCCGTACCCGCTGTGGTACGAcccggcggaggcggggCCGTGGATGACGTTGACAAAGGTATCCGAGGTGCGGAGGGCTGAGGgtgacgtcgtcgccgctgcgtccggcgcgagcagcacctccggGGCCCCCTCTCACGACGTAGCCCAGACGTTACAGCAGTCGGATGTCGAGGACTACACTCTCTTCAACATGGGCGTCCGCCGCAAGGCCGCTTTCCTCCTGCAGTCCCCAACGGTGCAGGCCACGCATCACTGGTCGCGCCTCGTAAAGCGCGCATTCGCTGGCCAGTCCGAGTACGTGCTGCGCATCGTCTTTGCCTACCCGCACAACGGCAGCGTCATGCGCGACATCGTGAACGAGGAGGTTACCGTCGGCGGAAGTCAAGCCGACTACCTGCACTTTTTCAATAAAGCGCAGCCGTTCTTCCACTGTGTAAAGAAGGCGGTGCGGGTAATGGATTGGCTGCAGCGATATGGCGACTACTGATGGCGCACCTGCCTGCGATGACCgttgcgtgtatgtgtgtgggagCTCGGGTAGCAATATCAGCCGCCTTATACATCTCATCCTCATGGTTCTGACTTCTACACAACGCTCGGGCGCATGTTGCACTTGATACGCAGCTGCGTGTCCCTGGCGCAGGAAGTGCGTGGATATCTGTGACCAGGATGCCGTTCTGCTGCAGCATACTGCTGATGGGCGCTGGACTgtttcctcttctcctcacGGCCCTCTCttcgcgtgctgctgctcgtgctctctctttgtgtgtgtgtgtgtgtcacctTCAGTGACGGCACGTTCCccaagaacgaaaaaaagacgaCAAGGGAGAGGCGACGCACTTTCCCGACAATCGATGCCCAAACGCCAACACCACGAGGGAGACGCGCCGACTGCTtggcgccaccgctctccACTGCTGCCGGGGTGTAGGCGTAGGCGTCGATACGGGGCGGGGCAGGGcaggagagaaaaagagggggaggagtaGTGGGCTGCACTTTCTCCTCATGTGATCTCCTATCATCACTTCTCGGGCTTTTTTTGTGCGGTATGTACATGGCGactggtgtgcgtgcgcatgtgtgctgCACGGCCAGCGCGAACCGCTATTCTGTCCCTACGCCGCCTGTGAACTCGTCCTGGCCAAGCCAGCATTCATCGCGTCCGATCGTGCCCTCTTCGCTTCACTCATACGCAttctctgcctctccacCACATCCTCGTGCGCACTTAGGTGACGTTGTTGAGCTTTCGCATCGCAGGCGGGAAGAAAAATCAAAACAAaaccacacacatacacacactgGACAGCAACTAGAAGGAGAAGCATGTCTGTCGAGTCTATCATGCGGGAGCTCGTGTCGAACTACCTCTCCtacgcggtggtggtggggtcgTCGATTTTAAAGGTGCCGCAGATTCTGAAGGTATGGCATAACCACAAAGCAGATGGCATTTCGCTACTCTCGCTCTTAATAGAGTTGCTCTCGTACATTATTTCGACCAGCTGGGGCGTCGTGCAGGGGCTTCCCTTTCGCGACTGCGGCGAGAACATTTTTATTACGCTGCAgcttgtggtgctgctgctgctcgtggcAAAGTTGCAGAAGTCGACGCGTAGGGCGAGCCTCGCGCTGGCGACCGAGTTGTTGGCGCTGTGCGCGTTTGCTAGCGGGCAGGTGCCGCGTACCATCCACGAGTATGTGCTAAGCGGACAAGTTTTTTTCAACATGTTCAGCCGCGTGCCGCAGATCTACGCGAACTACCGAACCCGGTGCCGTGGCCAGCTGTCTTTTCTCACCTTCTTCCTAGctttcggcggcggcgttgcgcgcGTCCTGACGACGTCTCTGAACGTATCGTGGGACAAGGgcaaggcggtgctgctggttcAGTTCGgtgtcgccgccacgctcAACGCCGTCATCCTGGCCCAAATACTTTACTACGGCATCGCAGACCGGAGGTTCAAACGGGCGAAGTGGAGTCACGCGAAGGCGAAGTCGCTGAAGAGCCAGTAAGGAAGCAGGCGCGGACGTTTCTCTCTCaacgtgccgctgctctggCCTATCCCTCCTTTAACCACACCTTGTGTGGCACCtccatcccccccccctaacACGGATACACACAGTTCCCTGCTTCTCATACCTGTCTCTTCCTCCCACTTTCACCGCcaccccgctgctgcgacggttGCAGTTGCATGTGCAAGAGACTGTTAGACGGGTGCAGCCCACTCTTTTGGTCGCGTTCTTTTGTAATCTTGCCGTCTTCGCGCGATGCACCCCGCAAATACGTGCGCCTGCCATCCAAAGTGGTGACCAAACAGAGGGAAACTAGAGCTCCAGCTCCTTTTCTTGCTCCACGTTTacactccctcccttctgCCTCCTTCGGTGCCCTTCTACCGAGTCTCTCcgctcctctccgcctctccgtctctctcgcactgctgccgtATAGCTCCTTGCCGTTGACCACTTCGTGCAGTGACTTGAGCCACTCCCTCCCCACATCCCGCTCCTCTTATTTTGCTCGTACACCTTGTCGGGGTCACTGCCATCTCCGCGTCTCACCGCGCACCTGCTCTTCGCCATGTCATGACGGACAAGGTACGCATCGGCTTAGCGGTACACATATATACGCAAACATAGAAGTGTCGCCGACCACAGCCGGCACAACAGGAGTTtgaaagaggaggggtgggggaggggatgaaGCCGTagggcagacacacacacacaagcctccgccacctcctctcccgtcgttctctctctgggTGTGTGAACTGAGATGGTTCAgtcccgttttttttttctgggcggtggaggcggtgtggggcggggcgggaAAGGGAGGCTTGCAGCCTTTGCATTCCGTAGCGGATGTGTGTCGAATGCGCTCTGGGCaaccctcttcctctttttcaccgctccccctcccctacccacctccctctttgGTGGCTTCCCTTAGGGTGGTAGGTGCTCTACATGTACATGCGTACGCGTATTatgtctctgtctgtcctcgttctctctctctctctctcgctgtctcTGCGCATCGTTGTCGTCGCTCCGTGCTCGCTCCTCTGCTCTTCTGCCGCAGAATAGAGGCACATTGTCCTACAGTGGAGCCGTGCCTTGGGGCATTGAACGCTGACGACgagctctctcgctcgcgaTCTCGCCCTCTTTCCTGCGTATCTTCTCTTCTGCTCCCCAAGCCGGCAGGCGGGTGTGCAGCTGTCTCGGCGGGGGGTTCCTTCTATTTTTTTTGTGTAtttcttttcttctcgtGCACCTTTGAGGGATCTCCCGCTGCGACGAGGTCGAGGTCGAGGacgggtggagggagggagggagggggcggggcgcgATCGCGTCGTCGCTTCCTTCTCCAGCCCGAACGCGACCTTTGCTCTGCTTGCCAGTGTTTCTTCTCGTTTCCATTTTTCTTCGAGAACGGGCCCCGTGACCTCATGGACCCCCTTCTCTACTGCCATTGTCACTCTCCGTGCCTTCCGAGTACGTCCCGCTCATCCggaccccctctccccttcacGCCACCACCCGGTAAGACCAGGAGGCTGGAGGGGCGAGTGGCTCCGCACTTTTTGTCCGTACACGGGCGGCAGGCATATATGTGTGACGATATTCTTCTATGAATGCTGTGCACCATGCCTCCCGATATGGCCTCGGTGTGCGAGCGGCGCGATgatgtgcacacgcacgccccccccccccccccccccacaacAccaaaaaaacaaaaaagatatacaaaaaaaaaaaNNNNNNNNNNNNNNNNNNNNNNNNNNNNNNNNNNNNNNNNNNNNNNNNNNNNNNNNNNNNNNNNNNNNNNNNNNNNNNNNNNNN of the Leishmania donovani BPK282A1 complete genome, chromosome 14 genome contains:
- a CDS encoding protein kinase, putative, whose product is MLEATNAARRRTSSIEQRNSYEALMHAIENRVNGDTVNITSIESKDAAASTGGYAAAPATAPAAPKHVDPMATNGISQSEMLSAHLTEQLTDIPAALSPGSCVRQQSQQLPPAQRKKYGKEEVPTVAAAETDAAVRNTQQPAVPSQQQQQQCQRADMKHHADVADVGSEDDDDDGGAAQGDNEQALSLAALHSQPPITRRHAPTAMLEADEDEDDDDGTAYDGVKTQVLFKPVNRAAYREVVASTWKPEGLTRRTNTAGSGSQQNRNSNSSSSASEYKDSPHHPNSSDDDDEAIATMATRNKTGRAAARTAPSMKVFRVPSFPYGGGVTEQQARILQRQFDECIHNGEHLSSNAAGPALITKRDFDSGNYTEVSAATAQMDTTSFQPTSPYEFVVEVERDVRFDAVKAREERRHRFRQLVREKRAPATMGTFNLRVIMDPFKTGFEEEKNFPIVPGTVIAGRYEIIQMLGKATFSRAVRCYDLQDPIYNEDEESDEGEYEDDVDDDDANSATASPADGTENVACIGKGGVTTASCRGSDTATTASASKQQVKSVNTATKSRLKPKRRILGYGQVCLKIINNTKDFFDQSLDEIRLLTLLNRQKDPDDAHIVRLIDAFYYKEHVMLVTELLRDTLYDYGKYNREEEKEFYFTLPRLRRLTRQIVEALTYVHSLNLIHTDLKPENIMFVSYSRCIVKVIDFGSSCFLSDHLSSYIQSRSYRAPEVVLGCDYDGRIDVWSLGAILVEMVTGDVLFTSDTVPEMLARIVYVCGTPFPRRMLWEGRHTSDYINKFGCIYEYGGGADGQHDRPEKGDTDDGEEPYCLYTPVPTMAPHTCASSRKSRAAAAVPPPPRTTTAPYSVLREKLAAANMVDEEFIAFVEACLMLDHKKRPTSAELLEHPFIRDVVL